One window of the Methanocaldococcus vulcanius M7 genome contains the following:
- a CDS encoding DUF2226 domain-containing protein, whose protein sequence is MKMIEIILEGEKLFQCLKILKKYALLDEHIVYEIKSSENKKIKVEYRGQVYETIALKNAIKVEAIIPEESIEQIIEDLMEINKNEIEIINTYDVIDTIPKIKTQKIKTERKIEEIENLTREELLKQLGIKDPDENFIETLIKDTFEFDNDLTDKEIKDLSTAIENRIEESVLSILKDQDLIEDYAIKVKIEKSENKYYLCTCDILLIQKKTLGFIKKPIKLEPIKKRIINILEKENVSNLRYSVKIRQY, encoded by the coding sequence ATGAAAATGATCGAGATAATCTTAGAGGGGGAAAAGCTATTCCAGTGTTTAAAAATTTTAAAAAAATATGCGTTGTTAGATGAACACATAGTTTATGAAATAAAATCAAGTGAAAATAAAAAAATTAAAGTTGAATATAGGGGACAGGTTTACGAAACAATAGCATTAAAAAACGCTATAAAAGTTGAGGCAATAATCCCCGAGGAAAGTATAGAACAAATTATAGAAGATCTAATGGAGATAAACAAAAACGAAATAGAAATAATTAATACATATGATGTTATAGATACCATTCCAAAAATTAAAACCCAAAAAATTAAAACAGAACGAAAAATTGAGGAAATTGAGAACTTAACAAGAGAAGAGCTTTTAAAACAACTTGGTATTAAGGATCCAGATGAAAACTTTATAGAAACGCTAATAAAAGACACCTTCGAGTTTGATAACGATCTAACAGATAAAGAAATAAAAGATCTCTCAACAGCGATAGAAAACAGAATAGAAGAAAGTGTCTTATCTATACTAAAAGACCAAGATCTAATCGAGGACTATGCAATTAAAGTTAAAATAGAAAAATCAGAAAATAAATATTACTTATGCACTTGTGATATTCTTTTAATACAAAAGAAAACACTTGGATTTATAAAAAAACCTATAAAATTAGAACCCATTAAAAAAAGAATAATAAATATTTTAGAGAAAGAGAACGTTTCAAATCTACGTTATTCAGTAAAAATTCGGCAATATTAA
- a CDS encoding ParA family protein — protein MKVITFSIAKGGTGKTIITANVAAALATQEKKVLLIDGDIGSKSLSHLLNVKTNIFLADVIEENRPITDAIVKTPITNIDLLSVGKSLADYLKFDINVLKRFKDLGNYDYVFVDAPSTSTGVETYLALGLSDYFIPVLDYTAFGPSLQGAINTIVIGKNYLESIPAGFVINKSDDLPEGVINDIKKILGIECLSVVHKNSLVEQSYAKKEIVYLTSSDRKFADEINRIVKALENLKEVKERNIPKVIEKIKESTLL, from the coding sequence ATGAAAGTAATCACATTTTCAATAGCAAAAGGAGGGACTGGAAAAACAATAATTACTGCAAATGTTGCAGCAGCTCTTGCTACGCAGGAAAAAAAAGTCCTGCTAATAGATGGGGATATTGGCTCAAAATCATTATCCCATCTGTTAAATGTAAAAACAAATATATTTTTAGCGGATGTTATAGAAGAAAACCGCCCAATTACTGATGCAATTGTAAAAACACCAATTACAAATATAGATCTACTTTCTGTTGGAAAATCTCTCGCTGATTATTTAAAATTCGATATAAACGTATTAAAAAGATTTAAAGACCTTGGAAATTATGATTATGTGTTTGTTGATGCTCCTTCAACATCAACAGGGGTTGAAACATACTTAGCATTAGGACTTTCCGACTATTTCATTCCGGTCTTGGATTACACTGCCTTTGGACCAAGTTTGCAGGGCGCAATAAACACAATAGTAATCGGAAAGAACTATTTGGAAAGTATTCCAGCAGGTTTCGTTATAAATAAGTCAGATGATCTCCCAGAGGGGGTTATAAATGATATTAAAAAGATATTGGGAATAGAATGTTTATCTGTGGTGCATAAGAATTCACTTGTTGAACAATCCTATGCAAAAAAGGAGATTGTTTATTTAACATCATCAGATAGAAAATTTGCAGACGAAATTAACAGAATTGTTAAAGCATTGGAAAATCTAAAAGAAGTTAAAGAGAGAAATATTCCAAAAGTGATAGAAAAAATAAAAGAAAGCACACTTCTATAA
- a CDS encoding winged helix-turn-helix transcriptional regulator, whose translation MSIFNVLGKKGTIEILYKIKEGVNSFTSIKNALDMEGYGVSTRTLAERLNELEEENLIQKDGNKYYLTKKGHEAIEIIENIMKWEAKWKEAKIPKIIIGMLGDKER comes from the coding sequence ATGTCGATCTTCAACGTGCTTGGAAAAAAGGGGACTATTGAAATATTATACAAGATTAAAGAGGGTGTTAACTCTTTTACCAGTATAAAAAACGCGTTAGATATGGAAGGTTATGGCGTAAGCACTCGAACTTTGGCTGAGAGATTAAATGAGTTGGAAGAAGAGAATTTAATACAAAAAGATGGAAATAAATATTATTTAACCAAAAAAGGCCATGAAGCAATAGAAATCATTGAAAATATTATGAAGTGGGAGGCAAAATGGAAAGAGGCAAAGATTCCAAAGATTATAATTGGAATGCTTGGAGATAAAGAAAGATAA